The following coding sequences lie in one Moritella viscosa genomic window:
- a CDS encoding pseudouridine synthase, whose product MSDRLRVKEASGLLIFLNTQLKGWSRKNIKQRLKTGCVLVNDQQIMKHDHELEVGDNVEVRAAGKNTQQGVRRLEILYSDNDLVVINKPAGLLSVAAANENKQHALAILRKQLSHAKNSVALWPVHRLDRDTSGVLMFATSREMREAVNEGWSEAEKTYLAVVEGSPKSSKGRIDQPLRMDPEKYQMIVGPHSEAKNAVTHFKTLRTVKERTLVEVKLETGRQHQIRAHMAWLGHSVIGDPRYGTDGPRMGLHALSLSITRPKTGERLTFEAPAPVEFLDLLR is encoded by the coding sequence ATGTCTGATAGGTTACGAGTGAAAGAGGCCTCTGGTCTACTTATTTTCCTCAATACTCAGCTAAAAGGCTGGAGTCGAAAAAACATAAAACAGCGACTGAAAACAGGCTGTGTACTGGTCAACGATCAGCAGATCATGAAGCATGACCATGAGCTTGAAGTTGGCGACAATGTAGAGGTTAGAGCAGCGGGAAAGAACACGCAACAGGGTGTTCGCCGCCTTGAAATTTTGTATTCGGACAATGATCTTGTTGTCATTAACAAACCAGCAGGCTTGTTGTCAGTGGCAGCAGCCAATGAAAACAAACAGCATGCGCTTGCTATTCTTCGCAAGCAACTCTCACATGCAAAAAATTCTGTTGCTTTATGGCCTGTTCATCGCCTCGACCGTGATACATCGGGTGTGTTGATGTTTGCAACGTCTCGTGAGATGCGTGAAGCTGTTAATGAGGGATGGTCAGAGGCCGAAAAAACCTATCTTGCCGTAGTTGAAGGTAGCCCTAAGTCAAGTAAAGGACGTATTGACCAGCCCTTGAGAATGGACCCAGAGAAGTATCAAATGATTGTTGGTCCACATTCGGAAGCCAAAAATGCCGTTACGCATTTTAAAACGCTGCGAACTGTAAAAGAACGGACACTGGTTGAAGTTAAACTCGAGACAGGTCGACAACATCAAATCCGTGCCCATATGGCCTGGTTAGGACATTCGGTGATTGGCGATCCTCGCTATGGCACTGATGGTCCGCGTATGGGACTACATGCATTAAGCCTTAGTATTACTCGACCAAAAACGGGTGAGCGACTGACTTTTGAAGCACCCGCTCCAGTTGAGTTTCTCGACCTGCTACGCTAA
- a CDS encoding aldehyde dehydrogenase, which translates to MHEAILKTVLGRFYANDKCYGSAYLGGQRFDSDSRVKVVSPNDGQSFVSISHAEPDVIKQVISSAKTEFYYWRSVPAPQRGELVRLFAEKARAAKHQLATMISLESGKPFQESLGEVQELIDVCDFAVGLSRQLYGLTIATERPNHRMMEQWHPIGPVVIITAFNFPMAVWAWNATLSLICGNSIIWKPSSQTPLSALACHQLLLSAIKQFGGNKELSSIVFGEKTQVEQLVDHKDVALVSATGSCAMGRAVNCRVAARMGRTLLELGGNNAMIVCPSADLELAIRAITFSALGTSGQRCTTLRRLIVHSSLKHQVLTKLEAIYNTVSIGDPFDEQNLMGPLINQQAIDVMKASISTAIEQGGVLVTGGYERPHVMNKDKKECGFYITPAIIDIESTAEIVQQETFAPLLYVHSYDSLEQAIVIQNSVCQGLSSAIFTKDIAEAEIFMSVRGSDCGLVNVNIGTSGAEIGGAFGGEKDTGGGRESGSDAWRSYMRRTTNTINYGSELPLAQGISFDMPKGD; encoded by the coding sequence ATGCATGAGGCAATTTTGAAAACAGTACTTGGTCGTTTTTATGCTAACGATAAGTGCTACGGTAGCGCTTATCTTGGTGGTCAACGTTTTGATAGCGATAGCCGTGTGAAGGTCGTTAGCCCTAATGATGGTCAATCATTTGTTTCAATAAGTCACGCAGAACCCGATGTGATCAAACAGGTCATTAGCAGTGCTAAAACCGAATTTTATTATTGGCGTAGTGTGCCTGCTCCACAGCGTGGTGAATTAGTACGACTGTTTGCCGAAAAAGCGCGTGCAGCAAAGCATCAATTAGCCACCATGATTAGCCTTGAATCGGGTAAGCCATTTCAAGAAAGCCTAGGGGAAGTGCAAGAACTGATTGATGTGTGTGATTTCGCTGTTGGTCTATCGCGACAGCTTTATGGATTAACCATTGCGACCGAAAGACCTAATCATAGAATGATGGAGCAATGGCATCCTATTGGCCCTGTTGTGATCATTACTGCGTTTAATTTTCCCATGGCGGTATGGGCTTGGAATGCCACATTGAGTTTGATTTGTGGTAATAGCATTATTTGGAAACCATCAAGTCAAACGCCACTCAGCGCATTGGCTTGTCATCAATTATTATTGTCAGCCATTAAACAATTTGGGGGGAACAAGGAACTTAGCAGTATCGTGTTCGGTGAGAAAACTCAGGTTGAACAATTGGTCGATCATAAGGATGTTGCCTTGGTATCAGCGACAGGGTCATGTGCCATGGGGCGAGCGGTTAATTGCCGTGTCGCTGCGAGAATGGGGCGTACGCTACTAGAGCTTGGCGGTAATAATGCCATGATTGTGTGTCCTAGTGCCGATCTTGAGTTAGCTATTCGGGCAATCACGTTTTCAGCATTGGGTACGAGCGGCCAGCGCTGTACAACGTTGCGTAGGTTGATTGTGCATAGCAGCCTTAAACATCAAGTACTAACCAAGCTTGAAGCTATTTATAACACAGTGAGTATTGGCGACCCCTTTGATGAACAAAATTTAATGGGGCCCTTGATTAATCAGCAAGCCATTGATGTGATGAAAGCGAGTATAAGTACAGCCATTGAGCAAGGGGGGGTACTCGTTACAGGTGGTTATGAACGACCTCATGTAATGAATAAAGATAAAAAAGAATGTGGTTTTTATATTACGCCTGCCATTATTGATATTGAATCGACAGCTGAAATTGTTCAGCAAGAAACCTTTGCGCCCTTACTTTATGTGCACAGTTATGATTCACTTGAGCAAGCCATTGTAATACAAAACAGTGTATGTCAGGGCTTATCGTCCGCTATTTTCACTAAAGACATAGCTGAAGCCGAGATTTTTATGAGTGTAAGGGGTTCTGATTGTGGGCTTGTCAATGTCAATATAGGTACGTCCGGTGCGGAAATCGGTGGTGCGTTTGGCGGCGAAAAAGACACGGGTGGTGGTAGAGAAAGTGGTTCCGATGCATGGAGGAGTTACATGCGCCGCACTACAAATACCATTAATTACGGTAGTGAGTTACCCTTGGCGCAAGGCATTAGTTTCGATATGCCAAAAGGTGATTAG
- a CDS encoding saccharopine dehydrogenase produces the protein MAKRIVVLGLGRIGGAIAKILHSHDDYEVTGADISPNAVARFSHQFPTKLLSTTSSEIRDYNDILAGQDAVISALTFNDNPYVAQAALANGSSYFDLTEDVRCTQAIKEIALAAAPGQVFMPQCGLAPGFIGILGYSFRHSFDRLDSLKLRVGALPEYPSNQMMYNLTWSTEGLINEYANPCESIKNHIPTLTEPLEGREVFSISGVEYEAFNTSGGLANLCYSLDGQLRELTYKTIRYPGHCKLMKFLFHDLRLGEEGKRRDMLMEIFESSVATTMQDLVLISVVATGYVDERLRQCSRTFLLRHTAEQSAIQISTASAAVTTVDLILNSREPRQGFVEQETLDIEDFLGNEFAKAYRDAELSI, from the coding sequence ATGGCAAAACGAATTGTTGTTTTAGGGCTTGGACGTATTGGTGGTGCAATTGCCAAAATTTTACATAGTCATGACGATTATGAGGTCACAGGGGCAGATATCAGCCCGAATGCAGTGGCTCGTTTTAGTCATCAATTTCCCACTAAATTATTATCAACAACATCCTCTGAAATACGCGATTATAATGACATTCTTGCAGGGCAAGATGCGGTGATCTCAGCGTTAACATTCAACGATAACCCTTATGTTGCGCAGGCTGCCTTAGCTAATGGTAGTAGCTACTTTGATTTAACCGAAGATGTACGTTGTACACAAGCGATTAAAGAGATTGCATTAGCTGCAGCGCCGGGGCAGGTATTCATGCCTCAATGTGGTTTGGCACCGGGTTTTATTGGCATTTTGGGTTACAGCTTTCGGCATAGCTTTGACCGTCTAGATAGCCTTAAATTACGTGTAGGAGCCTTACCTGAATATCCATCCAATCAAATGATGTACAACCTGACGTGGTCAACAGAAGGATTAATTAACGAATATGCTAATCCCTGTGAATCCATCAAAAATCATATACCGACATTAACAGAACCACTAGAAGGCAGAGAAGTATTTTCTATATCAGGTGTTGAATATGAAGCGTTTAATACCTCTGGAGGGCTGGCTAATCTTTGTTATTCCTTAGATGGTCAACTGCGAGAATTGACTTATAAAACGATCCGTTATCCAGGGCATTGTAAGTTGATGAAGTTCTTATTTCATGACTTACGGTTAGGGGAAGAAGGTAAGCGTCGAGACATGTTAATGGAGATATTTGAAAGCTCGGTCGCGACCACTATGCAAGATCTGGTGTTGATCTCTGTGGTAGCGACTGGTTATGTTGACGAAAGATTAAGGCAGTGTAGTCGTACTTTTTTACTTAGACATACTGCTGAACAGAGCGCGATCCAAATATCGACAGCCAGCGCCGCAGTGACCACGGTGGATTTAATTTTAAATAGTCGTGAACCAAGACAGGGTTTCGTTGAACAAGAGACGTTAGACATTGAAGACTTTTTGGGCAATGAGTTTGCGAAAGCTTATCGAGACGCGGAATTAAGTATTTAA